The Phaeobacter sp. A36a-5a genomic interval CATGGCTTTTTTGGTCTGCTCGTAGGGCAGGATGCGCGGGCCGGTGACATACTGGCCGTACTCTGCGGTGTTGGAGATCGAGTAATCCATGTTGGCAATGCCGCCTTCATAGATCAGGTCAACGATCAGCTTGGTTTCGTGCAGGCACTCGAAATAGGCCATCTCGGGTGCGTAACCGGCTTCGACCAGAGTTTCGAACCCGCAACGGATCAGCTCGACGATACCGCCGCAGAGAACCGCCTGCTCGCCGAACAGGTCGGTTTCGCATTCTTCGCGGAAGTTGGTCTCGATGATGCCGGAGCGGCCGCCACCAATGGCGGAGCAATAGGACAGGCCGATTTCCAGCGCTTTGCCGGTGGCGTCGGTGTCAACAGCCACCAGGCAGGGCACGCCGCCGCCTTTGGTGTATTCACCGCGCACGGTGTGGCCGGGGCCTTTGGGGGCCATCATGATGACGTCGACGCCTTCTTTCGGCTCGATCAGGCCGAAGTGCACGTTCAGGCCGTGGGCAAACGCGATCGCGGCACCCGGACGGATGTTGTCGTGGACGTATTTCTTGTAGGTTTCTGCCTGCAGTTCGTCGGGCATGGTGAACATGATCACGTCACACCAGGCCGCCGCTTCTGCGATACCCATCACCTGCAGGCCTTCGCCTTCGGCTTTCTTCGCGGAGGGGGAGCCTTCGCGCAGGGCGACGACAAGGTTCTTGGCGCCGCTGTCGCGCAGGTTCAGCGCGTGGGCGTGGCCCTGAGAGCCATAGCCCAGGATGGCCACTTTCTTGTCCTTGATCAGGTTAACGTCGCAATCGCGGTCATAGTATACACGCATGAT includes:
- the ilvC gene encoding ketol-acid reductoisomerase, with amino-acid sequence MRVYYDRDCDVNLIKDKKVAILGYGSQGHAHALNLRDSGAKNLVVALREGSPSAKKAEGEGLQVMGIAEAAAWCDVIMFTMPDELQAETYKKYVHDNIRPGAAIAFAHGLNVHFGLIEPKEGVDVIMMAPKGPGHTVRGEYTKGGGVPCLVAVDTDATGKALEIGLSYCSAIGGGRSGIIETNFREECETDLFGEQAVLCGGIVELIRCGFETLVEAGYAPEMAYFECLHETKLIVDLIYEGGIANMDYSISNTAEYGQYVTGPRILPYEQTKKAMKDVLTDIQQGKFVRDFMLENAVGQPTIKASRRANDEHQIEVVGGKLRDMMPWISAGKMVDKEKN